Part of the Rhipicephalus sanguineus isolate Rsan-2018 chromosome 5, BIME_Rsan_1.4, whole genome shotgun sequence genome is shown below.
TACAGATTCAGGCCACATCGTTAGACATGGACAAGGTGCAGGGTGTCCTGAAGCAGTTCGTACGGGAATGGAGTTCCGAGGGGGCCGAGGAACGGCGAGCGTGCTTTCAACCCATTTTGGACACCATTTCAGAACATTACCCACTAGACGAAGTGTGAGTGTGATGAACGTTCTTTACTAAGCCTAGTACAATCTGTGCAGGACCTGTCGCGTTTGCATATGCACTATGTAAACATTAAAAGGCAGCTATCATTAATGGAAGTCGGTGGCTCAAATATAATGTGACTTGAGTTAAATCATAAGCTCCCATGGTGCGTAATGATGTACAAGAGTGGGAAAACAATGGGGGAAAATTTTTGCCAAAACCAATGCAAATGTACAGACGGCAACATGCTTGTCTAGAACGCCAGAGCATCGGGCTCTGGACTGTGGTACTTTACTACGGTACATGCAGTGCTATTTGGCCTCTAGTGGCTTTGTAGGTTATTATTACGGTGTTCTATATGAATAAAGAAAATATCAGTGCCTGAAAAGTTATTCACTTAAACTTGTGCAGCAAATGAGCCACTTTCACAGTCTTGTGCAATAAAAGTTCTCTAGATGTCATTTTTTTACTGCTAGATATGGTCATTGGTATCTCTGTTATTATAGCTCCAGGTGCCTTTATGGACCAACAAGTGTGGCAAATTGGGCGGGTTTGGAAAGTGGCATGGTGATTAAAGGAATAGCATGTCACATCTAactttttctctgtctttgtctTTATGAGCACGATTCAGTAAGTCACCATGTTTCATATAATGTTTCAGATAAGTATGCAGACATGCATCGCACCACTAAGTTATTGTACACACTGAAGGCCTTTATCAATGTTATACTAAATCTGTCTCCTGTCCTGTAATTTAGTTCCTACACACATATCTGGCAGACATTATTTTGTGTCACTGAGAGGTACCGAATGTACCAGCATCAGGGCATGCATCTCGCTTTTCAGAGACCCATCCACCATTCACATACTTGTGCCGGGAGCAGGCCTTGGCAGGCTAGCCTACGAGATCGCCCGCCAGGGTTATTGTTGCCAGGGCAATGAGTTCAGCCTGTTCATGCTGTTCGCTTCCAACTTCATTCTGAATCGGTGAGTACCGTTGAACTCTCTCATTATGTTGTTTGAggaccacagaaaaagaatgcaccGGTCTAGAAAAATATTACATACAATAAATCTTTTTTAACAGTAAAGCTGTTTAAGCCAGAGGAGAGTCCATTAGGTATTCacagaaaaacctcgccgagcaaTGATGTCACCATCCGTCGCCTAGCAACCGttgaaagaaggaaaggagaaggaTAGGAGGAGAGAAATGGAGAGCAGTGGAGCCTCGCTAAGCTATTTTAGTTAAATTCAATAAAATTGCTTGGCCAGGCTGGATTTGAACACGGGTACCCACGGTCCAAAGGcaagcatcataaccactcggctatccaagcacggtATCAGAACAAGCATaggaataaacagagagagagagagagcctcaCCTTGCCTTTCCTAGGCTCAACTTGGCTTTCCCAGGCTTAACTGGCTATCTATAGCCTAGGCCTGGCTGGCATGCtaaggaaggctgcccagctccactATTTCTccgggcttggcaccaccagcacgaagctgccctaattttttcCACTCAGAGAAGCTTTTTTTGAATGTGTGAAACTGTAAGGAAAAGAAGTTAACACGATGGAGTGCACGCCCTAACAGTTTGATACTGGTCACATGGTAAGGCAGGGGTGGCGCCAGCGGGGGGCACGGGGTGGCTGGAGCCTCCCCCCACCAAACTTTCGCttgccccccctctcccccccccttcaAGAGCAAGCATAATCAAAACGCAACGCCTAAGTTCCCCGCCTCCCTGCCCCTtctgaaggaactcacttgtcgtgggtgccaccccccccccagtGAACAAATCCTGGCGCTGCCCCTGTGGTAAGAACATGAGTATATGACAAAGGGGAAGCACAGAAGGAATGTTATAAACAACACTGTTAAACCTAGCGTTATCGCAAGTCATTTGATTTTGCTTTCTGTTATGACATCATAGTAACACCAGTGagaaaagaacctggcttttaAGATCAATTGTATTATAATATTCAAATACCCTATTATTATTTCCCAAAGTTTCAAGCCTACTGAGCAGTACTATTTTATGTGTGAAAAGTCTGGTTGGCATAGTGCCTGTACAGCTTTGTAAATGTATATGTCAGCACTGTACAACCTCATCCATAACAGTCACATCTAACACGAGCATGCTTTTTCTGTATGCAATATTCACTATATACACATATATTCATTACGTAATGATAGTAACATGTTCGGTACACTCCATTCATTACATTCATGTTTTCTGTATCAATGTTCGATTCTACACCGTTGAGCACAAGGCCCTTCCTTTTTCTTACCCATTCAGTCCCAGCCACAAAGGCTGCACTTGATGGGGGCAAAATGTAAAAATggccgtctacttagatttaggtgaatgtAGAAGAATCCTCTATTGTCAAAAGTAATATGAAACCCCCCTTACGTCCCCAATAATTATATCGTCATTTTGGCAGTTAAAATCCCAGAAATAAATTTTACTTAATTTTTATATTAAGCCTTATTTTCGAGGAAGCTGCCATGTTTCTCTTCCCTCCGTTCTCATGCTTCTAGGTGCAAGGAAACCAACTTGTACAGCGTGTATCCCTGGGTGCACCAATACTACAACCACATGGCCTCGGCAGACCAGATCAGGCCCGCCCAGTTCCCAGATGCCAACCCCAGCGACGTCCCTCCTGAGGCACAGTTCTCCATGGCAGCTGGCAACTTTGTCGAAGTGTACAGCTCACAGTGTGCGTGCACGCTTTCTTTGTTCCTGTGTGTCAGCATCTGCATGTACTGCCACTACTAACTCCGTATTGTGATTCCCTATGTTATCTCCCTTTAGGGTCCCTAAACCACCTCAGATATTTTTACAACATTTCAAGTAAAGATGTGCGTTGAGTTCAGAGTGCTGTCACGGTCAACAGGACCAAACACGGCAGCGCTATGCACCGCGGGTGCACTACAAAATAAGAAAATGATCTTGTGCTCCTCTCCGGGTCTTTCGGTATCTGCAGAGTTATTTGTGATGTCATCAGTAGaatctggtcatgtcagcagcaGAAAAAGCCTGTTTGTCTGCAGGTATGCATGCTCCCTGCTTAACCTCCTCTCATGGGGAGGAGGAACACCAGGAGGAGAGACAAGCCAATGAACGGagtgtagcgaaggaaagagtgaaatgagCAAGGGCTGCATTTCGATCATCGAACTTGTGTAAACTCCATTATTGTGGCAGCATTACGAAAAAATTTGCAGTCGCGTGTTCATTGTAGATTCgtacacaactgcaacaccacaactaaatttcgacctctgagtggtttaggggcccttgaagGGACAGTTGCTAATAAAAGAAGACAATACAGAAGACAAACTTTCAGCTGAGTCCTTTAAATGAAATAGCCATTCTGCCTGCTTGCATGCCATAGAGTGTGTTAATGGAATGTTCATCGATCTTTGAATTTATTCCTTGTGTTCCGATAAATTTTAGTAGCCTCATTAATGTCTACCGTGGGCATGGCAGGACAGAAATATGTGGACCAGTGGTGCTTTCTATAGCATGCTCTCAATATATATTGAAATTAGGGCTAATCCATGGAAGTTCGATAAAAGGACACGACTTCATTACTGACTGGCAGAAATGTTGTTACTGTAATGAATAATTAGTATTACTAATTAGTAAATATGAAAAGTCGCACATTGTTACAGTGCGCGACATTTAACTATGACAAAGTAATTGAAGGTTAAGCACTCCCCTATATAAAGGCTTTTCACTGTGTCCTTATTTTAACCTTtgttcagggttgccaatggtggctacttttcgccaaattggcgaatttgagaggcccgtggcgacctaaaattatgaatgacgacatggcgaatttttggcgatttgcgggtcaggtctccactgagttatgcatcctaagctcagtgtcttcacaacgaatgagcggcactattctctgtatttttctgggttttgaggtgtaCATTGCGTGccgttcggtatgtccgtcctgtaactcgtgtgtatatCCTCAATTGATCTAGATGCTTCTAtgtcctcaattcatctagactcatctagatgcttcagagcttctctaaagtttcgcttctgaaggggatagatgacgggttggtcgtgtgtttcggccatttgttccgccaaagctccaactgttctctgtagcttggcgacttattgactgctgcagtatcccctaagtgagctcgtatagcgaagattggCGGATACGCGCgtgtttgtgcaataaaaaagtatttattcaggcattttccactgttctcggtgagcgtgtgcaatgaaaacaaatgctATATAACTTTTTATACTGTCTACCcgttcaattataacgcatcggattgacgcgggtagatataagtgactataggaaagggacagtggcgtccggtatcatattagttcacactgagaggtataagactcactaatgaacggtacctgtaagacttctgtcttactacttttaataaacctgttaattcttttttttcatataaggggatgtaaagttgtctacaaacaacgccttcacggttttcgcccaaggtttaccacacttttctCTCTGAAacaagcggacagggatggaaggatataaCGAGCGTTTTTATCCATTCATACTTGCCCcaccgcgcacatcttgcgggtagtcggagaaccaggtgcaccaggcacacccatggtgaagcgggcgatgcgactggtcttgagaaatgtcaatacactttaagggctttgaatggcactgtatgctacggggctatacataagCGGAAATTCTTATTCCTAGGATATGCCGcaaatatctagaatggcgacttttttggcgaaatttgtaaaaaaaatggcgacttttggcgactttgtgCTCGTCGTTTGGCAACATTTACttgaaagtcagtggcaaccctggctttGTTGTACCTtggccggactggaaagacgcCCGCGTGTGTTCCATCTTACAGCCTTCGCAATCGAGTTCAACACAATGGTAGCGTTTCTCCTTGGTTAGCGCCATGGCTCACCGCGAGGAGCGCAGCGGCCCTGCCATAGTTATAGGCGtttttgcttgctgcttgccgAGAACACGGAggcaaaaatataaaaaaaaaacaaaaaaaaagacgcgagcGCATGGTCGCGTCTACTTTTGCATGGACCGCAGTCACGCATGCAATGGCGGGGTCGCAGCCACAACATGGTGGTGCGGCGGGAAGTGGAAACAACACATTGCGTAGGCCTTAAGACGGAACGCGCGTGCGTCTTTTCAGTCTGGCCATGGTTGTAGTACCAAGGTTTGATGGCGTGACATTGTGAATCTCTTCTGTATTTGAAAAATGCATGCCTCCTGCAACGAGTAAGGCTATGTCTTGCTTTCTGTTGCAGTGGAACAGTGGGATTGTGTGTCGACGTGCTTCTTCTTGGACACGGCACCTAATGTGGTGTTGTACATAGAGACCATAGCGCACATCCTACGGCCTGGAGGTCTGTGGATCAACTTGGGTCCactgctctaccactacgccgaCCTGCCTAACGAGGACTCGATTGAGCCCAGCTACGAAGACGTCCGGAACATCATTCTTGCCATGGGCTTTATTTTTCTGGTCAGTCGGTACTTCCACGgaggaaaggaaaatgagggGAGATTAAAGCATTGCGTGATTGAAGccaaaatcacagggtcccttatgcattctcaTAAGATGACTAGACgttgaaagccatcttcttcttatttttcttcacatgtgatgtattgatcctccccgcccTCTCCGATAACTTTGTGCACCTGACGtagttttgcaccgcctccaggatcggaggcattgcagttaagcttcctgcacctcacctggttttgcactgccttcgtgattggcctatttttgaccaagcgacgacgtcgtgatggcatcatcatgtgatgtcacgttatgtgtcattgtagtgatgtcatgatgacgtcacaaattttggcaatctgtgacgtgaTTGCGCGATGTGACCATCGCGTGATCATGATTTTcggcatcactcatgttgacgccgacagtcaattttcatgattgataaggcatctaaggctttcagcaTAAAAACATAAAGAGTATTCGCTTAGAACATGATTGCCACATGCGAAAATGCATGCAATACAGGCAATTTTACAGCAGCACGGCCAAACAGAAATTGCCGGCCAGTGCGCAGTTTCTCTGAGATCTTTGTTGGGCCTATAATAAGTGTGAAAGAGTGAATAGAACGGCTGTTCAGAGAGATTATTTTCCAAAGCTGGCTGTACGAAATTGGTGTAATTGCCCAAGGGGCTAGTTTTTCTGTGTTATAcaaaactaatgaaaccgacagacaattaagccaaggtaccgttgtgtaaaaaaaaaagttgactgtCAATGCTGGCTTGGGAGTCCACTTTGAATCATCTCATTCaaattcctgaaaaaaaaagaagtgtaattCCTCTGACGAGAGTTATTTCATGAGCTGTCTAAATGAAATTTATCACTTTTGGGAAAGATAgccaaatttttattgcaaacagtTTTTCAAGGAAAGGCTTTATTTAAATTATTGCTTAACGAAAATTCCCGTGAAATTAGTATGTGAGAAATACGTGAGCACAAAGTTTGCAACATTGTAACTTTACACCAAAAATATACGTCAAGAACTTTACCAATCAATGTAAACAGTTCACAGATTGCGTTAAAAATTTTTCACTGCTTAGGAAGATTTTGTGAAACTTCTGTGCACAAATTATTAATATAATTCAGAGCTGTCTATATCGATAGTGGCAGCTTTAAATGTTATAATCATTGCTATTTACAGTATTTTATTATCTTCTTTATTCTATTTCACAGACCTTAAGAATGCTTTTGTGTTGTACTTATGTTCTATGCATTTATTAATTTTGACCCTTATAGAAAGAGGCGTGATATGGACATGAATCCACAATACACGCTCAGCTCTTAGTaggtttccatttttttttcctgtagaaTTGCCAAAGAATAATGAAACTGATTGTGTAAGCATAGACTGAGAGCACAATTTCGTTGTCCCCACTAACTGAGCAAGATACTGGATAGGCGAAACTTCTTAGTAAGTGATGGCAATCTATCACTGTCCAAGACATGTAGCCATGCCCAGTTTATGTATACCTCCtaatatttctttttccttttcagaaAGAAGAAACTGGTATTCCGACACCGTACACCCAAAATCCACGTTCTATGATGCGGTACGAGTACCGCAGTGTGTTCTTTGTTTGTCAGAAACCGCTGCAGCCCTCTCACGCCATGGAACAGGCAATCCACGACGAAGTTGTCGACGGCGCTGACTCCTGATTCAGTGACTTCCCGTTGCACATAGAAAGAACGTGAATGCGAGTATTCACAGCACATGTATACGCAGCAATCGGTCGAAATGTGACGACTGGGTCCTCGTTGATTATAATGTGTTCACATATGATTTTGTACAGGTATAGGTAAGAGACGAGAACCAAATGAGCTCTGGTGTTTGATGTACGCCCCAATTTGAGCTGAGCATGTGCGTGTGATTTAAAAGCCATCAGCAGTAGCGTTGAACAACTATGACCTTTCTGGTGATGTCGAACTTTAAGTGCTGCTGTACGTTGCGAATTGATTTTGCTACTCAAAGCATGAGTAGTGTACGTACAAACGTGAGGAACATTTGATTGGTTCAAAGTTCATCAGTGCAATgcaaggtttgaagaaaactgtAAAGCAGCGCTTCCTTCTTTATTGCCACGTCAGATACGTGCATATGGTACTTTAGTTCTTGAAACTTGAGTAAGTTGTACATTTGTTAAGTTAGGTAAAGAGACTTTACCATCCATTATGAATTGAATATTCCATTGTAATGACAACGTAAATGTTTACGGCAACCTGCAGCAATGCCTTTCGTTGAAGCCTGGGAAATTCTTTCTGGTCCAAGAGGAAATCTTATTGGTCGATAGCTTTCCCAAAGAATGTTATTTGTACGGCAAGAGTTGTCAGCAATGAAAGGCTTCTCTTTTGAATGAACCGATATCCAATAATTTCACATAAAACAAACCGATATCTTCCCATATGTGTTATGGAGCATTTCCCATGTGATCGCCATATCCAGAGTATGAACGTATGAGATCCCTCTATGTTCATACAAAATTATGGAATATGGGGCGTATAAATTAATCCAGGATGTTTCCCAGCCACCCTTTGAAGGGCTTACCCTCTATTTCTTATTTGCTACTGCGATTAAGACTGCAGCATTGTCTCAACACAATATGATATTCACTATGCCCTTGCCTTATAGCGCTATAACACAGCCTCCAAGATTGGTGGATCACTCTGCACAATCTCTGATACACAGTGTGAACAAGATTTCTATTGTTCCTGCTTCGCCTGTAGCGACTTGTTGGTCTTGATGTTTTAATCCAACCAGTGGCTGTTGTGCTGAAATGGAACCTTCAATTACCTAAACACACAAAGAACATATTGCAAGACATAACAAAGTAAATTTAAATTGCTT
Proteins encoded:
- the LOC119393985 gene encoding carnosine N-methyltransferase, with protein sequence MAGNSVGGSASVVDDPEERKHFQRIVNAFRSYRSYSLRRLFKVVKYVSSLPPSHQLMLKSYRQHLDRVRMAIDHNHEVLKLVVANIAHMFENADHSDDVKPTNQIQATSLDMDKVQGVLKQFVREWSSEGAEERRACFQPILDTISEHYPLDEVDPSTIHILVPGAGLGRLAYEIARQGYCCQGNEFSLFMLFASNFILNRCKETNLYSVYPWVHQYYNHMASADQIRPAQFPDANPSDVPPEAQFSMAAGNFVEVYSSQLEQWDCVSTCFFLDTAPNVVLYIETIAHILRPGGLWINLGPLLYHYADLPNEDSIEPSYEDVRNIILAMGFIFLKEETGIPTPYTQNPRSMMRYEYRSVFFVCQKPLQPSHAMEQAIHDEVVDGADS